A genomic window from Aquitalea aquatilis includes:
- a CDS encoding cytochrome c oxidase subunit 3, with protein sequence MSEQSLELTEVQPARHVPEPHIPGDLAMWFFILAELAVFGVFFLVYGVYRRQQPALFAEGQSHLALLLPTLNTLLLIAGSACMVAAVKRFAEDRQHAARRALLLAMAFGSGFLLCKLYELVGKFRAGISLSSNDFWMFYLSLTVFHFLHVVLGMVIVAAVWWMARDGRYGPGRLDGVETAAAYWHMVDLVWLVLFALVYVAR encoded by the coding sequence ATGAGTGAACAAAGTCTGGAGTTGACCGAGGTGCAGCCAGCGCGCCATGTGCCAGAGCCCCATATACCGGGTGATCTGGCCATGTGGTTTTTCATCCTGGCGGAGCTGGCGGTGTTTGGCGTGTTTTTCCTGGTGTACGGCGTGTACCGCCGGCAGCAGCCGGCCTTGTTTGCCGAGGGGCAGTCGCATCTGGCCTTGCTGCTGCCCACCCTCAATACCCTGTTGCTGATTGCCGGCAGCGCCTGCATGGTGGCAGCGGTGAAACGGTTTGCCGAGGACCGGCAACACGCAGCCCGCCGGGCGCTGCTACTGGCCATGGCGTTTGGCAGCGGCTTCTTGCTGTGCAAACTGTATGAGCTGGTGGGCAAGTTCAGGGCGGGCATCAGCTTGTCCAGCAATGATTTCTGGATGTTCTACCTGTCGCTCACGGTGTTTCATTTCCTGCATGTGGTGCTGGGCATGGTGATTGTGGCGGCGGTGTGGTGGATGGCGCGCGATGGCCGCTATGGCCCGGGGCGGCTGGACGGCGTGGAAACCGCAGCGGCCTACTGGCATATGGTGGACCTGGTGTGGCTGGTGCTGTTTGCCCTGGTGTATGTGGCGCGCTAG
- a CDS encoding cytochrome C oxidase subunit IV family protein — protein sequence MNYPASSRQWLLWLWLSGLTLMAALLAEQGLSLGQGALARLVLLLAWVKGFTVIEHYMGLRHAARWLRLVVHGWLLLVTGLLIVSFC from the coding sequence ATGAATTATCCCGCATCTTCCCGTCAATGGCTGTTGTGGCTCTGGCTGAGCGGCCTGACCCTGATGGCTGCATTGCTGGCCGAACAGGGCCTGTCGCTGGGGCAGGGGGCCCTGGCCCGGCTGGTGTTGCTGCTGGCCTGGGTCAAGGGTTTCACCGTGATCGAGCACTATATGGGCCTGCGCCACGCTGCCCGCTGGCTGCGGCTGGTGGTGCATGGCTGGCTGCTGCTGGTGACGGGATTGCTGATTGTAAGTTTTTGCTGA
- a CDS encoding nitric oxide reductase activation protein NorD: MEDIVGGWWDKLVRRAAYRGHPAAAVELESIAAQAPLFFRAMGGDPALVLRSTVGTEHGARRRLLERLAGTGTKVELAWCDSQAFYLPDKLDLYPDAALNRQLYFWLMALAAAPVPPGDWLNRNRAATAACLAAMPGLALVYQRLVAGLLSMRPDPARLPAAEAAVERAIQAALRQPDIEQILPPITQPPLPVPLWLHPEPPTVDQAGAAAQSEAQNPQGKPPDQRSRRRRYRAQRVAQDERKNGMLLVFRAESLFTWDEYVKVNRHTEEDDDNNGEAAAEDMNRLSIAQDADTKSSKLKFDLDLPAAAYDDSPLGPGLKLPEWNWKQQKLVEDHCIIKPMLPRDAHPAALPDRLQPLARRLRRQFQALAPERVRRSGEASGPDIDIDRVIRFMSERMSGVAIAEPALYQAWPPGERSLACLTLADLSLSTESWVGESGRVIDVIRDSLLLFAEALSASGDAFGLYGFSSIRRQEVRLQVLKDFAERYDDNTRGRIIAIRPGYYTRMGAAIRQSSRILLQQPAARRLLLIISDGKPNDLDHYEGRYGIEDTRQAILEARRDGLLPFCVTVDREAGDYLPHLFGHRGYVVVQQAQTLPQVLTRLYAGFTR, encoded by the coding sequence ATGGAAGACATCGTAGGGGGCTGGTGGGACAAGCTGGTGCGTCGGGCGGCTTACCGTGGCCATCCCGCCGCAGCGGTGGAGCTGGAAAGCATCGCCGCGCAGGCCCCGCTGTTTTTCCGGGCCATGGGCGGCGACCCGGCGCTGGTGCTGCGCTCTACTGTTGGCACCGAACATGGCGCACGGCGGCGGCTGCTGGAGCGGCTGGCCGGCACCGGGACCAAGGTGGAGCTGGCCTGGTGCGATAGTCAGGCTTTTTATCTGCCGGACAAACTGGACCTGTACCCGGATGCAGCGCTGAATCGCCAACTGTATTTCTGGCTGATGGCGCTGGCAGCCGCCCCGGTGCCGCCCGGTGACTGGCTGAACCGCAACCGCGCCGCCACCGCTGCCTGCCTGGCCGCCATGCCGGGCTTGGCGCTGGTGTATCAGCGACTAGTGGCGGGCTTGCTGTCCATGCGCCCCGATCCGGCACGGCTGCCCGCAGCCGAGGCCGCGGTCGAACGCGCCATCCAGGCTGCCTTGCGCCAGCCGGACATCGAACAAATCTTGCCGCCGATTACCCAGCCACCGTTGCCGGTGCCGCTATGGCTGCACCCGGAACCGCCTACGGTAGATCAGGCAGGGGCGGCTGCGCAGAGTGAGGCGCAAAACCCGCAGGGCAAGCCGCCGGACCAGCGCTCACGCCGCCGCCGCTATCGCGCCCAGCGCGTGGCGCAGGACGAACGGAAAAACGGCATGCTGCTGGTGTTTCGTGCCGAAAGCCTGTTTACCTGGGATGAGTACGTCAAGGTCAACCGCCATACCGAAGAAGATGACGACAACAATGGCGAGGCGGCGGCAGAAGACATGAACCGCCTGTCGATCGCGCAGGATGCCGATACCAAATCCAGCAAGCTGAAGTTCGATCTGGATTTGCCAGCGGCCGCCTACGATGACAGCCCGCTGGGGCCGGGCCTGAAGTTGCCGGAATGGAACTGGAAACAGCAAAAGCTGGTGGAAGACCACTGCATCATCAAGCCCATGCTGCCGCGTGATGCCCATCCTGCGGCCTTGCCGGACCGCCTGCAGCCACTGGCGCGGCGTCTGCGCCGCCAGTTTCAGGCGCTGGCCCCGGAGCGGGTGCGGCGCAGCGGGGAAGCCAGCGGCCCGGATATCGATATTGATCGCGTCATCCGTTTCATGTCCGAGCGTATGAGCGGCGTGGCCATTGCCGAGCCCGCGCTCTACCAGGCCTGGCCGCCCGGCGAGCGCAGCCTGGCCTGCCTCACGCTGGCTGACTTGTCGCTGTCCACCGAAAGCTGGGTGGGGGAGTCCGGGCGGGTGATCGATGTGATACGTGACAGCCTGCTGTTGTTTGCCGAAGCGCTGTCGGCCAGTGGCGACGCCTTTGGCCTGTACGGTTTTTCCTCCATCCGGCGGCAGGAAGTGCGGCTGCAGGTGCTGAAGGACTTTGCCGAACGCTACGACGACAACACCCGTGGCCGCATCATCGCCATTCGCCCCGGCTATTACACCCGCATGGGTGCGGCCATCCGCCAGAGCAGCCGCATCCTGCTGCAACAGCCGGCAGCCCGCCGCTTGCTGCTGATCATTTCCGATGGCAAGCCCAATGATCTGGATCACTATGAAGGCCGCTATGGCATCGAGGACACCCGCCAGGCCATTCTGGAAGCCCGGCGCGACGGCCTGCTGCCCTTCTGCGTCACGGTAGACCGCGAAGCCGGTGACTACCTGCCGCATTTGTTTGGCCACCGTGGCTATGTGGTGGTGCAGCAGGCACAGACCCTGCCACAGGTACTGACCCGCCTGTATGCCGGTTTTACCCGCTGA
- a CDS encoding c-type cytochrome — translation MKHALIALALCGAVAASLAQAATGPELAKQYNCLACHSVDAKLVGPSYKQVAAKYKGQDVTAKLMQKVKAGGSGSFGAIPMSPNPQVPDADLKQLVAWILAQ, via the coding sequence ATGAAACATGCACTGATCGCGCTGGCCCTGTGTGGGGCTGTTGCTGCTTCGCTGGCCCAGGCGGCCACCGGGCCGGAACTGGCCAAGCAATACAACTGCCTGGCCTGCCACAGCGTGGATGCCAAGCTGGTTGGCCCGTCCTACAAGCAGGTGGCAGCCAAATACAAGGGCCAGGATGTCACGGCCAAACTGATGCAGAAGGTGAAGGCGGGCGGTTCCGGCAGCTTTGGTGCCATTCCGATGTCGCCCAATCCGCAAGTGCCGGATGCCGATCTCAAGCAGCTGGTGGCATGGATTCTGGCCCAGTAA
- a CDS encoding c-type cytochrome: MDSGPVRRGICLAALLAASLCQQAAAAAPAEPRASALLQLLHNDCGACHGLSLKGGLGSPLTPQALAGKPADSLVATILNGRPGTPMPPWRPFLSEEEAQWLVQLLQQGGAR; encoded by the coding sequence ATGGATTCTGGCCCAGTAAGGCGTGGCATCTGTCTGGCGGCCTTGCTGGCTGCCAGCCTGTGCCAGCAGGCCGCAGCGGCCGCCCCGGCCGAACCCCGTGCCAGCGCGCTGCTGCAACTGCTGCATAACGATTGCGGTGCCTGTCACGGTCTTAGCCTCAAGGGCGGGCTGGGCAGCCCGCTCACCCCCCAGGCGCTGGCCGGCAAACCGGCCGACAGCCTGGTGGCCACCATCCTCAATGGCCGCCCCGGCACCCCGATGCCGCCATGGCGGCCTTTCCTTTCCGAAGAAGAAGCGCAATGGCTGGTTCAACTCTTGCAACAGGGCGGCGCACGCTAG
- a CDS encoding Lrp/AsnC family transcriptional regulator has protein sequence MPDLPSPTALPPRSLHALDRCQKQFPLSAMPFADMAALLGDGWTASELLQLLQSARQAGLLSRLGAVFAPNTVGSSTLAALAVTAERLDAVAAFVSSHAEVNHNYQRDHHFNLWFVVTASDAAAVAEVLSRIRLATGLVPLNLPLLREYHIDLGFALDGSTAVRQPQRLPDPISPDWRQQRLLAALRDGLPLQLRPFQRLASGCGLTEQEVLQQLQDWQAQGVLRRFGAVLRHTELGYRHNAMCVWQIDDAATRERIARQLAGEAAVTLCYERPARPPHWPYQLFCMIHASDAASLQAALGQIIQRHGLQPYPHAVLPSLKRYTQRGACYGHHA, from the coding sequence ATGCCAGACCTGCCAAGCCCCACCGCGCTGCCGCCGCGCAGCCTGCATGCCCTGGACCGTTGCCAGAAGCAGTTTCCGCTCAGCGCCATGCCCTTTGCCGACATGGCCGCCCTGCTGGGCGATGGCTGGACGGCCAGCGAGCTGCTGCAACTGCTGCAGTCGGCCCGGCAGGCTGGCCTGCTGTCACGGCTGGGCGCGGTGTTTGCCCCCAATACCGTGGGCAGCAGCACGCTGGCCGCGCTGGCCGTGACAGCGGAACGGCTGGATGCCGTGGCCGCCTTTGTCAGTAGTCATGCCGAGGTTAACCACAACTACCAGCGCGACCATCACTTCAACCTGTGGTTCGTGGTGACGGCCAGCGATGCCGCTGCCGTGGCCGAGGTGCTGTCGCGCATCCGTCTGGCCACCGGTCTGGTGCCGCTGAACCTGCCGTTGCTGCGTGAATACCATATCGATCTGGGTTTTGCGCTGGATGGCAGCACTGCTGTGCGTCAGCCGCAGCGTCTGCCAGACCCCATCAGCCCGGACTGGCGCCAGCAGCGCTTGCTGGCTGCCCTGCGTGATGGGCTGCCGCTGCAATTGCGCCCGTTCCAGCGGCTGGCCAGCGGCTGCGGCCTGACCGAGCAGGAGGTGTTGCAGCAGTTGCAGGACTGGCAGGCGCAAGGCGTGCTGCGGCGCTTTGGCGCAGTCTTGCGCCATACCGAGCTGGGCTATCGCCACAATGCCATGTGTGTGTGGCAGATCGACGATGCCGCCACGCGTGAGCGCATTGCCCGGCAACTGGCTGGCGAGGCCGCGGTGACGCTGTGTTACGAACGTCCGGCGCGGCCACCGCACTGGCCTTACCAGCTGTTCTGCATGATTCACGCCAGCGATGCCGCCAGCCTGCAGGCTGCGCTGGGGCAGATCATCCAGCGCCATGGCCTGCAGCCTTATCCGCATGCCGTGTTGCCCTCCCTGAAACGCTACACCCAACGCGGAGCCTGTTATGGCCATCACGCATAG
- a CDS encoding cbb3-type cytochrome c oxidase subunit I, with protein MSNATVAPLPASKAAVNDQIKYRSQAVAKPYFVAAIGLFIGQILFGLIIGLQYFKGDFLFPAIPFGTARMVHTNLLIVWLLFGFMGAGYFLIPEECERELYSPKLAIITFWVFLVAGALTILGYLGLPYNVLAHLTGNDLLPTMGRGYLEQPLITKVGIVLVALSFLFNLSMTLLSGRKTSISIVMMLGLWGLAIFFLFSFVNPNNLVLDKYFWWWVVHLWVEGVWELIMGAMLAFVLVKVTGVDREIIEKWLYLIIAMTLITGIIGTGHHYFWIGTPGYWQLLGSIFSALEPVPFFMMTVFAFNMVKRRRREHPNQAATLWALGTGVMSFLGAGVWGFLGTLSVVNYYTHGTQLTAAHGHMAFYGAYAMVVLTMISYTMPLLRGREANSAAAQKLEKTAFWVMTLSIVGITLSLTAAAVTQVSLQRLSASPLSFMETQQHIMPMYWARFGFGLCFFTGLMMYVTSFFVTGKRES; from the coding sequence ATGAGTAATGCAACCGTGGCACCACTGCCAGCCAGCAAGGCGGCCGTGAATGACCAGATAAAATACCGCTCGCAAGCGGTGGCCAAACCCTATTTTGTGGCGGCCATCGGCCTGTTCATCGGCCAGATCCTGTTTGGCCTGATCATCGGCCTGCAGTATTTCAAGGGCGACTTCCTGTTTCCCGCCATTCCGTTTGGCACTGCACGCATGGTGCATACCAATCTGCTGATTGTCTGGCTGCTGTTCGGCTTCATGGGGGCGGGTTATTTCCTGATTCCGGAAGAGTGCGAACGGGAGCTGTACAGCCCGAAGCTGGCCATCATCACCTTCTGGGTGTTCCTGGTGGCGGGTGCGCTGACCATCCTGGGCTATCTGGGTTTGCCATATAACGTGCTGGCCCACCTGACCGGTAACGACCTGCTGCCCACCATGGGGCGCGGCTACCTGGAGCAGCCGCTGATCACCAAGGTAGGCATCGTGCTGGTGGCCTTGTCCTTCCTGTTCAACCTGTCCATGACCCTGCTGTCCGGTCGCAAGACCAGCATCAGCATCGTGATGATGCTGGGGCTGTGGGGGCTGGCGATTTTCTTCCTGTTCTCCTTTGTGAACCCGAACAACCTGGTGCTGGACAAGTATTTCTGGTGGTGGGTGGTGCATCTGTGGGTGGAAGGCGTATGGGAACTGATCATGGGTGCCATGCTGGCCTTCGTGCTGGTGAAGGTGACCGGGGTCGACCGTGAAATCATCGAAAAATGGCTGTACCTGATCATTGCCATGACCCTGATCACCGGCATCATTGGTACTGGTCACCATTATTTCTGGATTGGTACGCCGGGTTACTGGCAGCTGCTGGGGTCCATCTTCTCGGCACTGGAGCCGGTTCCCTTCTTCATGATGACGGTGTTCGCCTTCAATATGGTCAAGCGGCGTCGGCGTGAGCATCCGAACCAGGCCGCCACGCTGTGGGCGCTGGGTACGGGGGTGATGTCCTTCCTTGGTGCCGGGGTATGGGGTTTCCTGGGTACGCTGTCGGTGGTGAACTACTACACTCACGGCACCCAGCTGACTGCCGCACACGGTCACATGGCTTTCTATGGTGCGTATGCCATGGTGGTGCTGACCATGATTTCCTACACCATGCCGCTGTTGCGTGGTCGTGAAGCCAATAGTGCAGCAGCACAAAAGCTGGAAAAGACCGCTTTCTGGGTGATGACGCTGTCCATCGTGGGGATCACCCTGTCGCTGACTGCCGCCGCGGTGACCCAGGTATCGCTGCAGCGCCTGTCGGCCTCGCCGCTGTCCTTCATGGAAACCCAGCAGCACATCATGCCGATGTACTGGGCACGTTTCGGCTTTGGTCTGTGTTTCTTCACTGGCCTGATGATGTATGTCACCAGTTTTTTTGTCACCGGCAAACGCGAAAGCTGA
- a CDS encoding c-type cytochrome yields MSASFTKSTARNIFYGGSVFFFLIFLGLTVDTTMAVPSHNAKAQLTDAAVRGKKIWETRNCAGCHTLIGEGAFFAPELGNVYVRRGPEFIKGWMKAMPTNVPGRRQMPQFNLNDAQLDDLVAFLKYSSQINTNNWPPNIEG; encoded by the coding sequence ATGAGCGCGAGCTTCACCAAATCGACGGCCCGCAACATCTTTTACGGTGGGTCGGTTTTCTTTTTCCTGATTTTCCTGGGGCTGACCGTGGATACCACCATGGCGGTGCCCAGCCATAACGCCAAGGCCCAGTTGACCGACGCCGCCGTGCGCGGCAAGAAAATCTGGGAGACACGCAACTGCGCCGGTTGCCACACGCTGATTGGCGAGGGGGCTTTCTTCGCTCCGGAGCTGGGCAATGTCTATGTGCGCCGTGGTCCGGAATTCATCAAGGGCTGGATGAAGGCGATGCCGACCAATGTACCGGGTCGTCGCCAGATGCCGCAGTTCAACCTGAACGATGCCCAGCTGGATGATCTGGTGGCATTCCTGAAATACAGCTCGCAGATCAATACCAATAACTGGCCGCCCAATATCGAAGGCTGA
- a CDS encoding CbbQ/NirQ/NorQ/GpvN family protein, whose product MNAPAPAAVAAPFYQAQGDECRLFEAAWQQQLPVLIKGPTGCGKTRFVAHMAARLGLPLITVSCHDDLSAADLVGRHLIGDGQTVWCDGPLTRALRQGGICYLDEVVEARKDTTVVLHPLTDDRRMLPIERTGELLEAPPSFMLVVSYNPGYQHVLKTLKPSTRQRFVAMTFDFPAPDVELAVLLQETGIAESQARQLVTLAGQLRRLTGYDLDESVSTRLLVYAAKLMMSGMSPQLACRTALAEPLSDEADTIAALMAVIDTQFPAR is encoded by the coding sequence ATGAATGCACCCGCACCCGCTGCTGTGGCAGCGCCGTTTTATCAGGCCCAGGGCGATGAATGCCGCCTGTTCGAAGCCGCCTGGCAACAGCAGTTGCCGGTATTGATCAAAGGCCCCACCGGCTGTGGCAAGACCCGCTTTGTTGCCCATATGGCAGCCCGGCTGGGCCTGCCGCTGATTACCGTTTCCTGCCATGACGATTTGTCCGCTGCCGATCTGGTAGGCCGCCACCTGATTGGCGATGGCCAGACTGTCTGGTGTGATGGCCCGCTGACCCGCGCCCTGCGCCAGGGTGGCATTTGCTATCTGGATGAAGTGGTGGAGGCGCGCAAGGACACCACCGTGGTACTGCACCCGCTTACCGATGACCGGCGCATGCTGCCCATCGAACGCACTGGCGAGCTGTTGGAAGCGCCGCCTTCCTTCATGCTGGTGGTGTCGTACAACCCCGGCTACCAGCATGTGCTGAAAACCCTCAAGCCCAGCACCCGCCAGCGTTTTGTCGCCATGACCTTTGATTTCCCCGCCCCGGATGTGGAGCTGGCGGTGCTGCTGCAGGAAACCGGCATTGCAGAAAGCCAGGCCCGCCAGTTGGTGACACTGGCCGGGCAGTTGCGCCGCCTCACCGGCTACGATCTGGATGAGTCGGTCAGTACCCGTCTGCTGGTGTATGCCGCCAAGCTGATGATGTCCGGCATGTCGCCGCAGCTGGCCTGCCGCACCGCGCTGGCCGAGCCGCTGAGCGATGAGGCCGATACCATTGCCGCGCTCATGGCGGTGATCGACACCCAGTTCCCCGCCAGGTAG
- a CDS encoding DUF3079 domain-containing protein, whose amino-acid sequence MAKKFPLNPPHPERICWGCDKYCPADSLQCGNGSGRTQHPAEVLGDDWYEYGDWGLDVQPEQKSLTLPEKE is encoded by the coding sequence ATGGCTAAAAAATTCCCACTCAATCCACCGCACCCGGAGCGCATCTGCTGGGGCTGCGACAAATACTGTCCGGCCGATTCCCTGCAATGCGGCAATGGCTCCGGCCGCACCCAGCACCCGGCGGAAGTGCTGGGGGACGACTGGTACGAATACGGCGACTGGGGGCTGGATGTGCAGCCGGAACAAAAATCGCTGACCTTGCCGGAAAAGGAATGA
- a CDS encoding cytochrome D1 domain-containing protein, producing MKTPRLSWLPRSVLLAALPFSVMQAWADTAATSTSAPEAKYQGAASPLASEPMHQNINPKAPPMTEAEFSHAKQIYFERCAGCHGVLRKGATGKPLTPDITLGRGTEYLKTFIKYGSPAGMPNWGTSGELNDAQVDLMARYVQQEPPTPPEFGMKDMLGTWKVLIPPEKRPTHKENKLDVANLFSVTLRDAGQIALIDGNSKQIVSVLKTGYAVHISRLSQSGRYLYVIGRDGKINLIDLWMAKPDTVAEIRIGLEARSVETSKFKGFEDKLAVAGAYWPPQYVIMDGNSLKPLKIVGTRGMTVDNEYHPEPRVASIVASHYKPEFVINAKETGKIMMVDYSDLSNLKTTTIDAAKFLHDGGFDTTGRYFMVAANASNKVAVVDTKLDKLAALVDVGKTPHPGRGANFVDPQYGPVWATGHLGDDSISLIGTDPDKHKAQAWKVIRVLKGQGGGSLFIKTHPKSHNLWVDTALNPDAAVSQSAAVFDINHLDKGFVTLPIGEWSGLGDGAKRVLQPEYSKDGSEVWFSVWSGKDKQSAIVVVDDKTRKLKAVIKDPRLITPTGKFNVFNTQHDIY from the coding sequence ATGAAGACCCCGCGCTTGTCCTGGCTGCCAAGAAGTGTGTTGCTGGCGGCCCTGCCTTTTTCCGTGATGCAGGCCTGGGCGGATACTGCCGCCACCTCGACTTCCGCCCCGGAAGCGAAATACCAGGGTGCGGCCTCGCCGCTGGCTTCCGAGCCGATGCACCAGAACATCAACCCCAAGGCACCGCCGATGACCGAGGCGGAGTTCAGCCACGCCAAGCAGATCTACTTCGAGCGCTGCGCCGGCTGTCACGGTGTGCTGCGCAAGGGGGCCACCGGCAAGCCGCTGACACCGGACATCACGCTGGGTCGCGGTACCGAATACCTCAAGACCTTCATCAAGTACGGCTCGCCGGCCGGCATGCCCAACTGGGGTACTTCGGGTGAGCTGAACGATGCCCAGGTCGACCTGATGGCGCGCTATGTGCAGCAGGAGCCGCCGACACCACCGGAATTCGGCATGAAGGACATGCTGGGTACCTGGAAGGTGCTGATTCCGCCGGAGAAGCGCCCGACCCACAAGGAAAACAAGCTGGATGTGGCCAACCTGTTCTCGGTCACCCTGCGTGACGCCGGCCAGATCGCGCTGATCGACGGCAATAGCAAGCAGATCGTCAGCGTGCTGAAAACCGGCTACGCCGTGCATATTTCCCGGCTGTCGCAATCCGGCCGCTATCTGTACGTGATTGGCCGCGACGGCAAGATCAACCTGATCGACCTGTGGATGGCCAAGCCCGACACCGTGGCGGAAATCCGCATCGGCCTGGAAGCCCGCTCGGTGGAAACCTCCAAGTTCAAGGGCTTTGAAGACAAGCTGGCGGTGGCCGGTGCCTACTGGCCGCCGCAATACGTGATCATGGACGGCAACAGCCTCAAGCCGCTGAAGATTGTCGGCACCCGTGGCATGACGGTGGACAACGAATACCACCCCGAGCCGCGTGTGGCCTCCATCGTGGCCAGCCATTACAAGCCGGAATTCGTCATCAATGCCAAGGAAACCGGCAAGATCATGATGGTGGATTATTCCGACCTGTCCAACCTCAAGACCACCACCATCGACGCCGCCAAGTTCCTGCATGACGGTGGCTTCGACACCACCGGCCGTTACTTCATGGTGGCGGCCAACGCCTCCAACAAGGTAGCCGTGGTGGATACCAAGCTGGACAAGCTGGCCGCGCTGGTGGATGTGGGCAAGACCCCGCACCCGGGCCGTGGTGCCAACTTTGTCGACCCGCAATACGGCCCGGTATGGGCTACCGGCCACCTGGGCGACGACAGCATCAGCCTGATCGGCACCGACCCGGACAAGCACAAGGCCCAGGCCTGGAAAGTGATACGCGTGCTGAAGGGGCAGGGCGGTGGTTCGCTGTTCATCAAGACTCACCCCAAATCACACAATCTGTGGGTGGATACCGCGCTGAACCCGGATGCTGCGGTAAGCCAGAGCGCCGCTGTGTTTGACATCAACCATCTGGACAAGGGCTTTGTCACCCTGCCGATCGGCGAATGGTCCGGCCTGGGCGACGGTGCCAAGCGCGTGCTGCAGCCGGAGTACAGCAAGGACGGCAGCGAGGTGTGGTTCTCGGTATGGAGCGGCAAGGACAAGCAATCGGCCATCGTGGTGGTGGATGACAAGACCCGCAAGTTGAAAGCCGTGATCAAGGACCCGCGCCTGATCACGCCGACCGGCAAATTCAATGTCTTCAACACCCAGCACGACATTTATTGA
- a CDS encoding cytochrome D1 domain-containing protein gives MAGSTLATGRRTLARLLAPLLCLALAACASTPLRGTGDLGVVIERASGSVQIVDNTHEQSLARVQGLGDLSHASVVFSRDARYAYVFGRDGAISKVDLLTARLVKRVEQASNSIGGAISSDGRVIAAQNYSPGGVKLFDADSLQLLSSISTAAFGGGESKVVGLADMPGNRFAFALYDSGEIWLLDASTPTAPKVQRFEHIGKQPYDGLASSDGRYFIAGLYGEDGLALFDSWHADAGVRRILGGYGRGRQALPVYKMPHLRGWSIAGDYAFLPAIGQHEVLVADNRSWKQAGSVPVLGQPVFVMAEPGGRRVWVNFAFPDNDKLQVIDVPSRQVIKTLQPGRAILHMEFTARGDAVWLSSRDDNKLVVIDTATLTTRSTLPALEPSGIFFTWRASRMGM, from the coding sequence ATGGCTGGTTCAACTCTTGCAACAGGGCGGCGCACGCTAGCCCGTCTGCTGGCACCGCTGCTGTGCCTGGCTCTGGCCGCCTGCGCCAGCACGCCGCTGCGTGGCACAGGTGATCTGGGTGTGGTGATAGAGCGGGCCAGCGGCAGCGTGCAGATCGTCGACAACACGCATGAACAGTCGCTGGCGCGGGTGCAGGGCCTGGGTGATCTGTCGCATGCCTCGGTGGTATTTTCGCGCGATGCCCGCTATGCCTATGTGTTTGGCCGCGACGGTGCCATCAGCAAGGTGGATTTGCTTACCGCCCGGCTGGTCAAGCGCGTGGAGCAGGCCAGCAACAGCATAGGCGGTGCCATTTCCAGCGATGGCCGGGTGATCGCCGCGCAGAATTACAGCCCCGGCGGGGTGAAGCTGTTTGATGCCGATAGCCTGCAGCTGTTGTCCAGTATCAGCACGGCGGCCTTTGGCGGTGGCGAATCCAAGGTGGTGGGTCTGGCCGACATGCCGGGCAATCGCTTTGCCTTTGCCCTGTACGACAGTGGCGAAATCTGGCTGCTGGATGCCAGCACGCCCACGGCACCCAAGGTTCAGCGCTTCGAGCACATCGGCAAGCAGCCTTACGACGGCCTGGCCAGCAGCGATGGCCGCTATTTCATTGCCGGCCTGTATGGCGAAGATGGCCTGGCCTTGTTCGATAGCTGGCATGCCGATGCTGGCGTGCGGCGCATTCTGGGCGGCTATGGCCGTGGCCGGCAGGCGCTGCCGGTGTACAAGATGCCGCATTTGCGTGGCTGGTCGATTGCCGGCGACTACGCCTTCCTGCCCGCCATCGGCCAGCACGAGGTATTGGTGGCCGACAACCGCAGCTGGAAGCAGGCAGGCAGTGTCCCGGTGCTGGGCCAGCCGGTATTCGTGATGGCCGAACCGGGCGGCCGCCGGGTGTGGGTGAATTTTGCCTTTCCCGACAATGACAAGCTGCAGGTGATTGATGTGCCGAGCAGGCAGGTGATCAAGACCCTGCAACCGGGCCGCGCCATCCTGCACATGGAATTCACCGCCCGTGGCGATGCGGTGTGGCTGTCCAGCCGTGACGACAACAAGCTGGTGGTGATCGACACCGCCACGCTCACTACGCGCAGCACGCTGCCGGCGCTGGAGCCGTCCGGCATTTTCTTTACCTGGCGCGCCAGCCGCATGGGGATGTGA